Proteins encoded together in one Catellatospora citrea window:
- a CDS encoding aminoglycoside phosphotransferase family protein has translation MTEPEVTEVLVPPTLGVVASIGDLAEGRDWLDALPGLIAELRDGWALRLGAPWTGGSCSWVAPAELPDGRPAVLKISWPHPEMMGEAAALRVWHGHGAVTLYAHDGVRHALLLEQADPGTTLGDSDGLPAEERLLIAAGLLNRLWSAPVADPGGFDLLSHVTARWAGLIEQRMARLRPGFDPGLVALGARLLRELPTTAARRVLVHGDVNPGNILAARREPWLVIDPKPMVGDPGYDPWKLVEQIDDPFRHPDPAAVLRRRFALFGEVTGEDPARLAAWAAARRVEDSLWWVSRGNPPSHRAMAEAAILASIAGL, from the coding sequence GTGACGGAGCCCGAGGTGACCGAGGTGCTGGTGCCCCCGACCCTGGGCGTCGTCGCGTCGATCGGCGACCTGGCCGAGGGCCGGGACTGGCTGGACGCGCTGCCCGGGCTCATCGCCGAGCTGCGGGACGGCTGGGCGCTGCGGCTGGGCGCGCCGTGGACCGGCGGCAGCTGCTCGTGGGTCGCGCCCGCGGAACTGCCCGACGGGCGGCCCGCCGTACTGAAGATCAGCTGGCCGCATCCGGAGATGATGGGCGAGGCCGCCGCGCTGCGGGTGTGGCACGGGCACGGCGCGGTCACCCTGTACGCCCACGACGGCGTGCGGCACGCGCTGCTGCTGGAGCAGGCGGACCCCGGCACGACGCTCGGTGACAGCGACGGGCTGCCCGCCGAGGAGCGGCTGCTGATCGCCGCGGGGCTGCTGAACCGGCTGTGGTCCGCGCCGGTCGCCGACCCGGGCGGGTTCGACCTGCTCAGCCACGTGACCGCACGCTGGGCCGGGCTCATCGAGCAGCGGATGGCCCGGCTGCGGCCCGGGTTCGACCCCGGACTGGTGGCGCTCGGCGCCCGACTGCTGCGGGAACTGCCCACCACCGCGGCGCGCCGGGTGCTGGTGCACGGGGACGTCAACCCCGGCAACATCCTGGCCGCGCGGCGCGAACCGTGGCTGGTCATCGACCCGAAGCCGATGGTCGGCGATCCCGGCTACGACCCGTGGAAGCTGGTCGAGCAGATCGACGACCCGTTCCGGCACCCGGATCCGGCGGCCGTGCTGCGGCGGCGATTCGCGCTGTTCGGCGAGGTCACCGGCGAGGACCCGGCCCGGCTGGCGGCCTGGGCCGCGGCGCGGCGGGTGGAGGACTCACTGTGGTGGGTCTCCCGCGGCAACCCGCCCAGCCACCGCGCCATGGCCGAGGCCGCCATCCTGGCCTCCATCGCCGGCCTGTGA
- a CDS encoding type II toxin-antitoxin system VapB family antitoxin, whose amino-acid sequence MTRIVLEVKDDLLDEAMTALGTATKNDTVNAALRFAVEESRSRRERALRELQAVADEGGFDFNQLRELDR is encoded by the coding sequence GTGACGAGAATTGTGCTTGAAGTGAAAGACGATCTCCTCGACGAGGCGATGACCGCCCTTGGCACGGCGACGAAGAACGACACGGTCAACGCTGCCTTGCGCTTCGCCGTTGAGGAGAGCCGCTCGCGTCGTGAGCGTGCGCTACGGGAATTGCAGGCAGTCGCGGACGAAGGCGGGTTCGACTTCAACCAACTGCGCGAACTCGATCGGTGA